In the Setaria italica strain Yugu1 chromosome VI, Setaria_italica_v2.0, whole genome shotgun sequence genome, one interval contains:
- the LOC101773832 gene encoding thionin: MMKNMALAGNGMKKLILAVLLLCLVIGQIQVEAKSCCPSTTARNIYNTCRITGTSRPTCAKLSGCKIISGDKCKPPNDHLTLDPDTEEVNVLNFCKLGCASSVCNNINAALGNEEANDAVESCDQACSSFCNVHVGAATVVA; encoded by the exons ATGATGAAGAACATGGCACTAGCCGGCAATGGTATGAAGAAGTTAATCCTCGCTGTTCTCTTACTGTGTCTAGTTATAGGGCAGATACAAGTGGAAGCTAAGAGCTGCTGCCCATCCACCACTGCAAGAAATATCTACAATACCTGCCGTATCACGGGTACATCCCGTCCAACGTGTGCAAAACTGTCAGGCTGCAAAATTATCAGCGGGGACAAATGCAAGCCCCCTAACGACCACCTCACCCTTGACCCGGACACTG AGGAAGTTAATGTGCTTAACTTCTGCAAGTTGGGGTGTGCGTCGTCTGTGTGCAACAACATCAACGCTG CTCTGGGAAATGAAGAGGCGAACGATGCCGTTGAGAGTTGCGACCAAGCCTGCTCTAGCTTCTGCAACGTGCACGTTGGCGCTGCCACCGTGGTTGCTTAA